From Oncorhynchus clarkii lewisi isolate Uvic-CL-2024 chromosome 26, UVic_Ocla_1.0, whole genome shotgun sequence, the proteins below share one genomic window:
- the LOC139384610 gene encoding retinaldehyde dehydrogenase 3-like gives MAQNGTTENGVTGANCDGSPPMPFPQPVKVQEIRHTKIFINNEWHTSLKGKTFQTFNPATGVKICEVEEADKADVDKAVKAARAASQRGSPWRRMDVSSRGRLLHKLADLMERDRALLATMETIDTGKPFLHSFFIDLDGSIKTLRYYAGWADKIHGKTMPVDDTFMCFTRHEPVGVCGAIIPWNFPLLMFMWKVAPALCCGNTVVIKPAEQTPLTALHVGSLIKEAGFPPGVVNIVPGFGPTAGAAIASHMGIDKVAFTGSTKVGQLIKEAAAKSNLKRVTLELGGKNPCIVFADSDLQLAVEETQNGAFFNQGQCCTAASRVFVEEQVYEEFVRRSVESAKSIVIGDPLDPRTSHGPQTGVWIAEQIQFVRKSPLTQSKPSKLHNP, from the exons ATGGCTCAGAACGGAACAACAGAGAACGGGGTGACCGGGGCGAATTGCGATGGGAGCCCTCCCATGCCTTTTCCCCAGCCCGTCAAAGTGCAAGAGATACGCCACACCAAG ATTTTTATCAACAATGAGTGGCACACCTCTCTCAAAGGAAAGACGTTTCAGACCTTCAATCCTGCAACAGGTGTCAAAATCTGTGAAGTGGAAGAAGCAGACAAA GCAGATGTGGACAAGGCTGTAAAGGCTGCCAGAGCAGCCAGCCAGAGGGGCTCGCCGTGGCGAAGGATGGACGTGTCAAGCCGGGGGCGACTCCTGCACAAGCTCGCTGACCTGATGGAGAGGGACCGGGCACTGCTAGCG ACTATGGAGACTATAGACACTGGGAAGCCGTTCCTTCATTCTTTCTTCATTGATCTGGACGGCAGCATCAAAACCCTTAGATACTATGCCGGTTGGGCCGACAAGATACATGGCAAAACCATGCCTGTAG ATGACACGTTCATGTGTTTCACCAGACATGAGCCCGTAGGTGTGTGTGGAGCCATCATCCCA TGGAACTTCCCCCTGCTGATGTTCATGTGGAAGGTGGCCCCGGCGCTGTGCTGTGGTAACACTGTGGTCATCAAGCCAGCCGAGCAGACCCCTCTCACAGCCCTGCACGTAGGATCTCTCATCAAAGAG GCCGGTTTCCCCCCCGGAGTGGTGAACATCGTGCCAGGGTTCGGCCCCACAGCAGGTGCAGCCATTGCTAGCCACATGGGCATCGACAAAGTGGCGTTCACGGGTTCTACAAAG gtaggccagttgatcaAAGAGGCCGCAGCAAAGAGTAATCTGAAAAGAGTGACCCTGGAGCTGGGTGGGAAGAACCCCTGCATTGTCTTTGCTGACTCGGACT TGCAGTTGGCAGTGGAGGAGACCCAAAATGGAGCCTTCTTCAACCAGGGCCAGTGCTGCACGGCCGCGTCGCGTGTCTTCGTGGAGGAACAGGTCTATGAGGAGTTTGTACGCCGCAGCGTCGAGAGTGCCAAGAGTATCGTCATAGGAGACCCCCTGGACCCACGTACATCACACGGACCACAg ACAGGTGTTTGGATAGCAGAGCAGATACAGTTTGTCAGAAAGTCTCCACTGACACAGAGCAAGCCGTCCAAACTCCACAACCCTTAG